A single region of the Deinococcus sp. KNUC1210 genome encodes:
- a CDS encoding lipopolysaccharide biosynthesis protein, producing MPAEPSAPSTSSGSLGLRAGVLWTFGGQLTYAAAQWAMVAVLAHLGTPSTVGSYALGLALTSPLFLMLGLQLRSVQATDARNDTPFGQYVSLRVLCMIAALVLTGVLALLYPQAWAVIGWLGLAKALEGLSDVCYGRMQQRERLDVVARSTMLRGVLSLVLLVGLFAWSHSVGLSTAGVALANLLVLIGYDIPQVRRLTPGPYFSRVVPPALIRLAWPLGAVVGLVSLSSTIPRLVLDHSSGSHLVGIYSALIYVNVAGSVVVVAIGTALTARLSQFYAADNRAGFVRLTLQFTGAAAAVGLSLTAVALLAGRPLLNLLYGPEYADQTAAFVWLMASGALGYLASCAGFAVTAARRFIQQLPLFLVVCAVLLVCCWWLIPAHGLVGAAIAALIAAAVQLVGSWFIVLGALNAPALHSGSYDTTKS from the coding sequence ATGCCTGCTGAACCGTCTGCTCCTTCCACCTCTTCCGGCAGCCTGGGGCTCCGTGCTGGAGTGCTGTGGACCTTCGGCGGTCAGCTGACGTATGCGGCGGCACAGTGGGCGATGGTGGCAGTGCTGGCGCACCTCGGCACACCTTCCACCGTGGGCAGCTACGCACTGGGACTGGCGCTGACCTCACCGCTGTTTCTGATGCTGGGGCTGCAACTGCGGAGCGTTCAGGCCACCGATGCCCGCAACGACACGCCGTTCGGACAGTACGTGTCGCTGCGGGTGCTCTGTATGATCGCAGCCCTGGTGCTGACCGGGGTGCTGGCGCTGCTGTATCCACAGGCGTGGGCGGTGATTGGCTGGCTTGGACTCGCCAAGGCGCTGGAAGGCCTGAGCGACGTGTGCTATGGCCGGATGCAGCAACGTGAACGGCTGGACGTGGTGGCGAGATCGACCATGCTGCGCGGCGTCCTGAGTCTGGTCCTCCTGGTGGGGCTGTTCGCCTGGAGCCACTCGGTCGGCCTGAGTACCGCAGGTGTCGCCCTCGCAAACCTGCTCGTGCTGATCGGCTACGACATTCCCCAGGTTCGCCGCCTGACGCCGGGACCGTATTTCAGCCGCGTGGTGCCGCCCGCGCTCATCCGGCTGGCGTGGCCGCTGGGGGCGGTGGTGGGCCTGGTATCGCTCAGCAGCACCATTCCGCGTCTGGTGCTCGACCACAGCTCTGGCAGTCATCTGGTCGGCATCTACTCGGCCCTGATCTATGTGAACGTGGCCGGCAGCGTGGTGGTGGTCGCCATCGGCACCGCCCTGACAGCCAGACTCTCGCAGTTCTACGCTGCCGACAACCGCGCCGGGTTCGTGCGCCTGACGCTGCAGTTCACCGGAGCCGCCGCCGCCGTGGGGCTGAGCCTGACGGCAGTGGCGCTGCTCGCCGGGAGACCGCTGCTGAATCTGCTGTACGGCCCCGAATACGCTGATCAGACGGCGGCCTTCGTGTGGCTGATGGCCAGCGGCGCACTCGGCTACCTCGCGTCTTGTGCAGGCTTCGCCGTGACCGCCGCCCGGCGCTTCATCCAGCAGCTTCCGCTCTTTCTGGTGGTCTGCGCCGTCCTGCTGGTGTGCTGCTGGTGGCTGATTCCGGCACACGGACTGGTAGGGGCCGCCATTGCCGCGCTGATCGCCGCGGCGGTGCAGCTCGTTGGCAGTTGGTTCATCGTGCTGGGGGCCCTCAATGCGCCCGCTCTACACTCTGGAAGCTATGACACCACGAAGTCCTGA
- a CDS encoding glycosyltransferase, whose amino-acid sequence MRVSIVLEQRFLHTADGATYNDGHATYPLWARYLAVFEEVQVVGRSQLVETVPDGYQRVDGPGVRVYHIPTYHGPRELVRRLLPVWWALGRAFEPNEAVVFRVSGILANLAWPLLLLRRQAFAVEVINDPYMAFGGERPPALASRVLRWAFTVQTRAQCQQATAAQYVTRAALQRRYPTRPGVPQFGVSDVHLPSTAFAPPRTYTAPGFRAVMVGSLDQRHKAVDVALRALAELRRQGLPVHITVVGDGLLRPDLEALAHELQVSDDCTFVGQRSTPVQVRRDLHNADLLLMPSRTEGLPRALLEGMAQGLPAIGSAVGGIPELLPADVLVEPGNVEDLVRVWRTLALDPARLTEASRRNVEVAASYADELLDAQRHSFFRRCGAVRGRPASAVELPLGRCSGEFCPRLFLPSALPMTSQPHIVYVITRAHHGGAQAHVLDLLAFRSRARITVVSGEDGFLLAAARARGLATYVVPALITSLHPKWDVLALFALRRLLRQLKPDLVHLHSSKAGLLGRVAAHLEGVPAVFTAHGWAFTPGVSWPRRLLALLSEKAIGPWTPQVIAVSEFDRLLALRYRIIAPTRIVAVHNGLPPMLPPSDMAQQPESGALPTRGSRVLAIMVARFSSQKDQPLLIRALQHVPDLDLWLVGEGELLEESRALATELGVAQRVSFLGNRQDVPALLQASDVFCLSTHYEGFPISTLEAMRAELPVIATEVGGVSEAVLGEVSGLLVAPGDLSGWVSALQRLTQDSAERRRMGASGRQRFLKEFTSTPMLSRTWQVYKALWKAWPSERRGQWNGKVRTSGRLSSD is encoded by the coding sequence ATGCGGGTCAGTATCGTTCTGGAACAACGCTTTCTTCATACCGCCGATGGAGCCACCTACAACGACGGTCACGCGACCTATCCGCTGTGGGCGCGGTATCTGGCCGTGTTCGAGGAAGTGCAGGTGGTGGGCCGCTCACAGCTCGTCGAGACGGTTCCGGACGGCTATCAGCGGGTTGACGGCCCCGGCGTGCGCGTCTATCACATTCCCACGTACCACGGACCGCGCGAACTGGTTCGCCGTCTCCTGCCGGTGTGGTGGGCGCTGGGCCGGGCCTTCGAGCCGAACGAGGCGGTCGTCTTCCGGGTGTCCGGGATTCTCGCCAATCTCGCGTGGCCGCTGCTGCTGCTGCGCCGACAGGCGTTTGCCGTCGAGGTCATCAACGATCCTTATATGGCCTTCGGAGGGGAACGCCCGCCTGCGCTGGCGAGCCGCGTGCTGCGCTGGGCGTTCACCGTACAGACCCGCGCCCAGTGCCAGCAGGCGACAGCCGCGCAGTACGTCACTCGCGCCGCGCTGCAACGCCGCTACCCCACCCGGCCAGGGGTGCCACAGTTCGGCGTCTCGGACGTGCACCTGCCGTCCACTGCCTTCGCGCCGCCCCGCACCTATACCGCACCCGGATTCAGAGCCGTGATGGTCGGTTCGCTCGATCAGCGTCACAAAGCTGTGGATGTGGCGCTGCGGGCGCTGGCCGAGCTACGCCGCCAGGGTCTTCCTGTTCATATCACGGTGGTCGGAGACGGGCTGCTGCGCCCCGATCTCGAAGCGCTGGCCCACGAACTTCAGGTCTCGGACGACTGCACCTTCGTCGGTCAGCGCAGCACGCCCGTACAGGTGCGCCGCGACCTGCACAACGCCGATCTGCTGCTGATGCCCTCGCGCACGGAAGGACTGCCCAGGGCGCTGCTGGAGGGCATGGCACAGGGGCTGCCCGCCATCGGCTCGGCGGTGGGCGGCATTCCCGAACTGCTTCCCGCCGACGTGCTCGTTGAGCCTGGAAACGTCGAGGACCTGGTGCGGGTCTGGCGTACGCTGGCCCTGGACCCGGCCCGATTGACCGAGGCCAGTCGCAGAAACGTCGAGGTGGCGGCGTCATATGCCGACGAACTGCTGGACGCCCAGCGTCATTCTTTTTTCAGGCGGTGCGGCGCGGTGCGGGGAAGGCCCGCCTCGGCAGTGGAGCTGCCGCTCGGCAGGTGCAGCGGTGAGTTCTGCCCGCGTCTTTTCCTACCGAGTGCGCTTCCGATGACGTCGCAGCCGCATATCGTGTACGTCATCACTCGCGCCCATCACGGCGGCGCACAGGCACATGTGCTCGATCTGCTGGCCTTTCGCAGCCGCGCCCGCATCACGGTCGTTTCCGGCGAAGACGGATTTCTGCTGGCCGCCGCCCGTGCCCGTGGTCTCGCCACCTACGTCGTTCCAGCGCTGATAACCAGTCTCCACCCCAAGTGGGACGTGCTGGCCCTGTTTGCCCTCCGGCGGCTGTTACGCCAGCTGAAACCCGATCTGGTGCATCTGCACAGCTCCAAAGCAGGGCTGCTCGGCAGGGTCGCGGCACATCTGGAGGGCGTGCCAGCCGTTTTCACCGCTCACGGCTGGGCCTTTACACCGGGGGTTTCCTGGCCCCGGCGGCTTCTGGCGCTGCTGTCTGAAAAGGCGATTGGACCCTGGACTCCGCAGGTGATCGCCGTTTCCGAGTTTGACCGTCTGCTCGCGCTGCGCTACCGGATCATTGCGCCGACCCGCATCGTCGCGGTTCACAACGGACTTCCGCCCATGCTGCCACCATCCGATATGGCCCAGCAGCCCGAATCCGGGGCCCTCCCGACACGCGGAAGCCGGGTGCTGGCGATCATGGTGGCCCGCTTCTCTTCCCAGAAAGATCAGCCGCTGCTGATTCGCGCCCTCCAGCACGTTCCTGATCTCGATCTGTGGCTGGTGGGGGAGGGCGAACTGCTGGAAGAGAGTCGGGCGCTCGCCACCGAACTGGGCGTGGCGCAGCGTGTTTCCTTTCTGGGGAATCGCCAGGACGTTCCCGCGCTGCTTCAGGCCAGCGACGTGTTCTGCCTGAGCACCCACTACGAGGGCTTTCCGATCAGCACGCTGGAGGCCATGCGGGCCGAACTGCCCGTGATCGCCACCGAGGTGGGCGGCGTTTCCGAGGCCGTGCTGGGCGAGGTGAGCGGACTTCTGGTCGCGCCGGGGGATCTGAGTGGCTGGGTCAGTGCGCTGCAACGCCTGACGCAGGATTCCGCCGAGCGTCGCCGCATGGGTGCGTCGGGCCGCCAGCGGTTTCTGAAGGAATTCACCTCCACGCCCATGCTCAGCAGGACGTGGCAGGTGTATAAAGCGCTCTGGAAGGCCTGGCCCTCGGAGCGCCGGGGCCAGTGGAACGGTAAGGTCAGAACCTCCGGGCGGCTGTCTTCCGACTGA
- a CDS encoding O-antigen ligase, whose product MSGALRLEPDWSASVPQSGRLAQSLSRAVVWLLSAYLLTQFFSLPVLHIGPWALWPTLPDLLLWAAFGCSLLYRQPMSPAHLQLWRGLLLMFALALVSFGVLFVMRDSRLSAATGFGSFQLYKLAQTLAIFWMVARTPLTPALLRRWYIAAGVAFTLMLVSVLWTYFSGVLPQWLGEFLPHGKGVSGPWESYYLHNEPGLGTVGYNHGYVALQVMTLAALPLILRSTPSLWWLYAALIGCFLSGSRAGLAGCLLFAVLEWRRVPVRAGVGLLVVGVLGLAVVPFLGDSLGSLASRQATIFDASDPNNLAGRTDIWQSYLDAFAQDPYRLLIGSGFGSAINNKSNAHFLLLQVLYETGVAGLTAFCLFFWMLFRQVQAAAPPGAGVCLSLLAGLTLTAFTQETFYPNPAFGGFLPLLALTIALTLGSASGRQP is encoded by the coding sequence TTGAGCGGTGCCCTTCGTCTGGAGCCGGACTGGAGCGCTTCGGTGCCGCAGTCCGGGCGTCTGGCCCAGTCGCTGAGCCGCGCCGTCGTCTGGCTGCTCAGCGCTTACCTGCTGACGCAGTTTTTCAGCCTGCCGGTGCTGCATATCGGCCCCTGGGCGCTGTGGCCCACGCTGCCCGATCTGCTGCTGTGGGCGGCGTTCGGCTGCTCGCTGCTCTACCGCCAGCCGATGAGTCCAGCCCATCTGCAGCTCTGGCGCGGCCTGCTGCTGATGTTCGCACTCGCACTGGTATCGTTCGGGGTGCTGTTCGTGATGCGTGACAGCCGCCTGAGCGCCGCCACCGGCTTCGGTTCGTTTCAGCTGTACAAACTGGCACAGACACTGGCGATCTTCTGGATGGTCGCCAGAACCCCGCTGACGCCCGCTCTGCTGCGCCGCTGGTACATCGCCGCAGGCGTGGCCTTTACCCTCATGCTCGTCAGCGTTCTCTGGACGTATTTTTCCGGCGTGCTGCCCCAGTGGCTCGGAGAATTTCTACCCCACGGAAAAGGTGTGTCCGGCCCCTGGGAGTCGTACTACCTGCACAACGAGCCGGGGCTGGGCACGGTGGGCTACAACCATGGCTACGTCGCGCTTCAGGTGATGACGCTCGCGGCCCTGCCACTGATCCTGCGCAGTACGCCCTCGCTCTGGTGGCTGTACGCCGCCCTGATCGGCTGCTTTCTGTCTGGTTCGCGGGCCGGACTGGCGGGCTGCCTGCTCTTCGCGGTGCTGGAGTGGCGCAGAGTGCCGGTGCGGGCCGGGGTGGGCCTGCTGGTGGTGGGCGTGCTGGGGCTGGCCGTGGTTCCCTTCCTGGGAGACTCGCTGGGATCGCTGGCGTCGCGTCAGGCGACCATTTTCGACGCCAGCGATCCCAACAATCTGGCCGGGCGTACCGATATCTGGCAGAGCTACCTCGATGCCTTCGCCCAGGACCCGTATCGCCTGCTGATCGGCAGCGGCTTCGGCTCGGCCATCAACAATAAATCCAATGCCCATTTTCTGCTGTTGCAGGTGCTGTACGAAACCGGGGTGGCGGGGCTGACCGCGTTCTGCCTGTTCTTCTGGATGCTGTTCCGGCAGGTACAGGCCGCCGCGCCGCCCGGTGCAGGCGTGTGCCTCAGCCTGCTGGCTGGCCTGACCCTCACGGCCTTCACGCAGGAGACCTTCTATCCCAACCCGGCGTTCGGCGGGTTTCTGCCGCTGCTGGCACTGACGATAGCCCTGACCCTCGGTTCGGCATCCGGCAGGCAGCCCTAG
- a CDS encoding sugar transferase — translation MKLTPPFRSRRSAVGRLRRYTTETGKGTQAFQSVTPALQLTEDFRQAAESFDSRGMLLAVLRVLGAALMLGLLWLFLTPRNLPFTVSSLSPLALWAIAASLGWLLARQRAHPLFFDAGRQIVFEPFWTLLISAALFVAVGRFSSLLVLLPLNLLWLGYLLAWNTLARQISPPLRVGVTWLAEGRPDELSPLISDSRVRYVPLAEQPGLLLSSADVVLTHPQVSRFSEHQRVVQHAQVAKIPIVSKQLLDEQLTGKVALDQLNRDWLDALAFQSRYALFKRVLDVAATLLLLPVLIPLSLVVALVVRINSGTPVLFWQERVGKDGKTFNIAKFRSMTTDSERSGPAFASQGDQRITPVGGFLRKFRLDELPQFWNVLRGEMSIIGPRPEQWAFAADFEESIPLYACRHWVRPGITGWAQVNQGYTDNMGQTVEKLQYDFYYVKHISLALDLVIVGKTIRTVLNGFGAR, via the coding sequence TTGAAACTCACGCCTCCATTTCGCTCGCGCCGCAGTGCTGTCGGCAGGCTGCGCCGGTACACCACAGAGACCGGGAAGGGAACTCAGGCGTTTCAGAGCGTGACGCCCGCCCTTCAGCTCACTGAAGATTTCAGGCAGGCAGCAGAAAGCTTCGACTCGCGGGGCATGCTGCTGGCCGTGCTGCGGGTCCTCGGCGCAGCCCTGATGCTCGGCCTGCTGTGGCTGTTTCTGACGCCCCGCAACCTGCCTTTCACGGTGTCGTCTCTCAGCCCGCTGGCGCTGTGGGCAATCGCCGCGTCGCTGGGGTGGCTGCTGGCGCGTCAGCGTGCCCACCCGCTGTTCTTCGATGCAGGCAGGCAGATCGTGTTCGAGCCGTTCTGGACACTGCTGATCAGTGCAGCCCTGTTCGTGGCCGTCGGACGTTTCAGCAGTCTGCTCGTGCTCCTGCCGCTGAATCTGCTGTGGCTCGGCTACCTGCTCGCCTGGAATACGCTGGCACGACAGATTTCACCGCCCCTGCGAGTCGGCGTGACGTGGCTGGCGGAAGGCAGACCCGATGAACTGTCGCCTCTGATTTCCGATTCACGGGTGCGCTATGTGCCGCTCGCCGAACAACCGGGCCTGCTGCTGAGCAGCGCAGACGTGGTGCTGACTCATCCTCAGGTCAGCCGGTTTTCCGAACATCAGCGCGTTGTGCAGCACGCTCAGGTCGCCAAGATTCCCATCGTTTCCAAGCAGCTGCTGGACGAGCAACTGACCGGGAAGGTCGCGCTCGACCAGCTCAACCGCGACTGGCTCGACGCACTGGCCTTCCAGTCGCGCTACGCCCTGTTCAAACGTGTGCTGGACGTGGCGGCGACGCTGCTGCTGTTGCCTGTCCTGATTCCGCTGTCGCTGGTGGTAGCCCTGGTCGTAAGAATCAACAGTGGCACGCCGGTGCTGTTCTGGCAGGAGCGCGTGGGCAAGGACGGCAAGACGTTCAATATCGCCAAATTCCGCTCGATGACCACCGATTCCGAACGTTCCGGCCCGGCCTTCGCCAGCCAGGGTGACCAGCGCATCACTCCGGTGGGCGGATTTCTGCGAAAGTTCCGTCTGGATGAACTTCCGCAGTTCTGGAATGTTCTGCGCGGGGAAATGAGCATCATCGGCCCTCGGCCTGAACAGTGGGCCTTCGCCGCTGACTTCGAGGAAAGCATTCCACTGTATGCCTGTCGGCACTGGGTAAGACCCGGAATTACCGGCTGGGCGCAGGTTAATCAAGGATACACTGACAACATGGGCCAAACCGTCGAAAAGCTTCAGTACGACTTCTATTATGTCAAGCACATCTCGCTTGCACTTGATCTGGTGATTGTCGGTAAAACGATCCGCACTGTCCTCAACGGCTTCGGTGCCCGTTAA
- a CDS encoding glycosyltransferase gives MTPRSPDRRPLRVLHLTGTLDQGGIETWLMNLLTQIDRQDVAMDIMTVSGRPRAGIYDERAAGLGAHVIAGPAARNPLSFALGFLRLLRQHGPYDVVHSHIHHFGGLALLLARLCGVPVRMATSHIDSRLKDYQATGGRYWYLTAMRAAMQLSVTDRLAVSTEAAQALFGPDWQALGTQIMPLGIDLQAFTQPVDSWALRAELGLPAAEPVLAHVGQFRPEKNHRFLLEVFGAYVRRYGPAQLLLIGDGALRGDIEAQARQLGLEERIHLLGPRSDVAQLLLGAADVFVFPSLFEGLSLALLEAQSAGLPCVVASGLSEASRLQGAKYEAVPLDSGPDVWAAAISAALAGGRALPTNNPHDIVQGAETLRSVYLSASAGALH, from the coding sequence ATGACGCCACGAAGTCCTGACCGCCGCCCTCTGCGAGTTCTCCACCTGACTGGCACGCTTGACCAGGGCGGGATCGAAACCTGGCTGATGAATCTGCTGACTCAGATAGATCGGCAGGATGTGGCGATGGACATCATGACCGTGTCGGGCCGTCCCCGTGCCGGAATCTATGACGAGCGGGCCGCTGGACTGGGCGCGCACGTGATCGCCGGGCCAGCCGCCCGCAATCCGCTGAGCTTCGCGCTGGGCTTTCTGCGCCTGCTGCGTCAGCACGGCCCCTACGACGTGGTTCATAGCCATATTCACCATTTCGGTGGCCTGGCACTGCTGCTGGCGCGGCTGTGCGGCGTGCCGGTCCGCATGGCCACCAGCCATATAGACTCTCGCCTGAAGGACTATCAGGCGACAGGCGGGCGTTACTGGTATCTCACCGCGATGAGGGCGGCGATGCAGTTGAGTGTCACCGACCGTCTCGCCGTGAGTACGGAGGCGGCCCAGGCCCTGTTCGGCCCGGACTGGCAGGCCCTCGGAACCCAGATCATGCCGCTGGGTATCGATCTCCAGGCGTTCACTCAGCCGGTCGATTCGTGGGCGCTGCGGGCCGAACTCGGACTGCCAGCCGCAGAGCCCGTGCTGGCCCACGTCGGTCAGTTCCGCCCGGAGAAGAATCACCGCTTTCTGCTCGAAGTGTTCGGTGCGTATGTCCGACGCTATGGCCCGGCTCAACTGTTGCTGATCGGAGACGGTGCGCTCCGGGGCGACATAGAGGCGCAGGCCCGGCAGCTCGGTCTGGAAGAGCGGATTCACCTGCTGGGACCCCGCTCCGACGTGGCGCAGCTGCTGCTGGGGGCCGCCGATGTGTTCGTGTTTCCCTCGCTGTTCGAAGGGCTGAGTCTGGCGCTGCTGGAGGCGCAGTCTGCCGGGCTTCCGTGCGTCGTTGCCAGCGGGCTTTCGGAGGCCAGTCGGCTTCAGGGCGCGAAGTATGAAGCTGTGCCGCTGGACAGTGGCCCCGACGTCTGGGCGGCTGCGATCTCGGCAGCACTGGCCGGGGGCCGCGCCCTGCCCACCAACAATCCTCACGACATCGTTCAGGGCGCAGAAACTCTCCGCAGTGTCTATCTCAGTGCGTCGGCAGGGGCGCTGCATTGA
- a CDS encoding P-loop NTPase, whose translation MTMNGPTDLNLSALLATLRRAAVPVLVVGAVLAALTYFYSSTRPKVYQATASIAALPGGSANTLINNTLVTAPVLPPSVVARAIRSPEVMQRAVALVTSGAADSPQRRTLTTQLDRDLQDGTSNVVTLTADVNTDFIGAYEISAKAMTPQLAQLTANSFVNAMLTWDKQRALQTIIRARENLRSQQAALTTGSVRSGLDTQTLTALRVDLTQKLQQLNVLEQTVSGTLSGLASATLPLRTVEPKPARNAALVFAAVIFFGVLLAFVLDALRRRVQLDDLHEFSVPVMGMLPPVRGRLDSAQQLTSQSSQGILREQLDFVRVGLLSALAHGRGGLLSALAHGTHVPAVVVSSALIGEGKSTVVAGLAANLAAHGQRVLVVDADVFRFQQLQLWMPRSQPRSAPDLQTAEGLQLWPQMIPGVDLAAPVTGSDVAQIAASIRAASRQYDLVLIDTAPVLKVADTLALAMQMEGLLLVADSETSRGQVQRALQETTRMKINVLGFVLNRSRESLRHGSYAYNPVQGNVLDVP comes from the coding sequence ATGACCATGAACGGCCCCACCGATCTGAATCTTTCGGCGCTCCTTGCCACCCTGCGCCGCGCCGCCGTACCCGTGCTGGTGGTCGGCGCAGTGCTCGCCGCCCTGACGTACTTCTATTCCTCGACGCGCCCCAAGGTGTATCAGGCGACGGCCAGTATCGCGGCCCTGCCCGGCGGGAGCGCCAACACGCTGATCAACAACACGCTCGTGACCGCTCCGGTCCTGCCGCCGTCGGTGGTGGCACGCGCCATTCGCAGTCCGGAAGTCATGCAGCGTGCCGTGGCACTGGTCACGTCGGGTGCCGCCGATAGCCCACAGCGGCGCACCCTGACGACTCAGCTGGACCGCGATCTACAGGACGGCACGTCCAATGTGGTGACGCTGACAGCGGACGTCAATACAGATTTTATCGGTGCCTACGAGATCAGTGCCAAGGCCATGACGCCGCAACTCGCCCAGTTGACGGCCAATAGCTTCGTCAATGCCATGCTCACCTGGGATAAGCAGCGGGCGCTCCAGACGATCATCCGCGCCCGTGAGAATCTCCGCTCGCAGCAGGCAGCGCTGACAACCGGCTCTGTGCGGAGCGGGCTGGACACCCAGACTCTGACGGCCCTGCGTGTCGATCTGACCCAGAAACTGCAGCAGCTCAACGTGCTCGAACAGACTGTGAGTGGCACACTCAGCGGCCTCGCCAGCGCCACTCTGCCACTCCGGACGGTGGAACCCAAACCGGCACGAAACGCCGCACTGGTCTTTGCAGCGGTGATCTTCTTCGGCGTTCTGCTGGCCTTCGTTCTCGACGCGCTACGCCGCCGTGTCCAGCTCGACGATCTGCACGAATTCTCGGTGCCGGTCATGGGGATGCTGCCGCCTGTGCGCGGACGGCTCGACAGCGCCCAGCAGCTCACGTCGCAGTCGAGTCAGGGCATTCTGCGCGAGCAGCTCGATTTTGTGCGGGTCGGCCTGCTGTCGGCCCTGGCGCACGGGCGGGGCGGCCTGCTGTCGGCGCTGGCGCACGGAACACATGTACCGGCAGTGGTCGTGTCCAGCGCCCTGATCGGTGAGGGCAAAAGTACCGTGGTCGCGGGTCTGGCCGCCAACCTTGCCGCCCACGGTCAGCGCGTGCTGGTGGTCGATGCCGACGTGTTCCGCTTCCAGCAGCTTCAGCTGTGGATGCCGCGCAGCCAGCCGCGCAGCGCCCCCGACCTGCAAACCGCCGAGGGTCTTCAACTCTGGCCTCAGATGATTCCTGGTGTAGACCTGGCCGCGCCCGTCACTGGCAGCGACGTGGCTCAGATTGCGGCTTCTATCCGGGCAGCCAGCCGTCAGTACGACTTGGTCCTGATCGATACCGCCCCCGTCCTGAAGGTGGCCGATACACTGGCGCTCGCCATGCAGATGGAAGGCTTGCTGCTGGTGGCCGATTCAGAAACCAGCCGCGGTCAGGTGCAGCGTGCGCTTCAGGAAACCACCCGTATGAAGATCAACGTGCTGGGCTTCGTCCTCAACCGCTCCAGGGAATCGCTTCGGCACGGCTCTTACGCCTATAATCCCGTTCAAGGTAACGTGCTGGATGTGCCCTGA
- a CDS encoding glycosyltransferase family 4 protein: MANPPQPSELVARTVARSGVTFHPLPMAREISPRQDLRALLAMYRIIRSVRPDIVNYSTPKAALLGGLASVAARVPLRVYFIHGLRSETAATGRLAHLQPLLRWIERLTCACAHEVVCVSASNRDEAVALGLVPAHKIRVLGAGSPAGIPVERYASPDPVAVRAARAALGLDVQAPVVGFVARLAAQKGIEDLLLAWPSVLAQVPAARLLLVGEVDTANPLSERAATALREVQGMVQVPFEADMSRLYPLMSVLTLPSRHEGLGLVVLEAAAAGIPTVVSDASGVRDANIPGVTGLQVRTGDVNGLAQALVELLTDPALARTYGEQGQRWVREHFAEEKVWQLWNDFYQQAWEKRRVAGPRSRRRATLLGGAALAAFGLSLAGRLRRR, translated from the coding sequence CTGGCCAACCCGCCGCAGCCGTCCGAACTGGTGGCCCGCACGGTGGCCCGCAGCGGCGTGACCTTTCACCCGTTGCCGATGGCCCGCGAGATCTCGCCGCGTCAGGACTTGCGGGCGTTGCTGGCCATGTACCGCATCATCCGGTCGGTGCGGCCCGACATCGTCAACTATTCGACGCCCAAGGCAGCCCTGCTGGGGGGATTGGCGAGTGTCGCTGCCCGCGTACCGCTGCGGGTGTATTTCATTCATGGGCTTCGCAGCGAAACCGCTGCCACCGGCAGGCTCGCGCATCTGCAACCCCTGCTGCGCTGGATTGAGCGCCTGACGTGTGCGTGTGCCCACGAGGTGGTGTGCGTCAGTGCGTCGAACCGCGACGAGGCTGTCGCGCTGGGACTGGTGCCCGCCCACAAGATCCGGGTACTCGGCGCGGGCAGTCCGGCGGGCATTCCGGTGGAACGCTACGCTTCGCCCGATCCGGTCGCCGTGCGTGCTGCGCGCGCTGCACTGGGTCTGGATGTCCAGGCACCGGTGGTGGGCTTTGTCGCCCGGCTGGCGGCCCAGAAGGGCATCGAGGATCTGCTGCTGGCATGGCCGAGCGTGCTGGCCCAAGTCCCGGCGGCACGGCTGTTGCTGGTGGGCGAGGTCGACACCGCCAATCCGCTGTCTGAGCGGGCAGCGACGGCGCTTCGGGAAGTGCAGGGAATGGTGCAGGTGCCGTTCGAAGCCGATATGTCACGCCTTTACCCGCTGATGAGCGTGTTGACCCTGCCGAGCCGTCACGAGGGGCTGGGACTGGTCGTTCTGGAAGCGGCTGCGGCGGGCATTCCCACAGTGGTCTCCGATGCGTCTGGTGTGCGGGACGCCAACATCCCCGGCGTCACCGGCCTCCAGGTCAGGACCGGCGACGTGAACGGCCTGGCTCAGGCCCTGGTCGAACTGCTGACCGACCCTGCTCTTGCCCGAACCTACGGCGAACAGGGCCAGCGCTGGGTGAGGGAACATTTTGCAGAGGAGAAGGTCTGGCAACTCTGGAATGATTTTTATCAACAGGCCTGGGAAAAGCGCCGGGTGGCCGGGCCGCGTTCGAGGCGGCGGGCGACCCTGCTGGGCGGCGCGGCCCTGGCAGCCTTCGGGCTGAGTCTGGCGGGAAGGCTCCGTCGGCGCTGA